The following DNA comes from Methanosarcina vacuolata Z-761.
TCTGGATAATTATTATAAGTATTTCATAGGTCTTGACGGCATTATACTTACTTTCTTAATAATAAAAAGTTATCCAGCTGTTGTTAATTTAGCAACAAAAGATAGCTTTTTTATTCTGTTAGTAGGAGCATTTTGCATATTAATTGATAATTGGAATCGAAAATCGATAAAGTACAGATTATACGTTGAGCTTTACGAAAACGAGTATCAAGCTATTTCTGACTATAAAGCTGGTAAAGTATTCATAAACTTAATTTTTTATGTAATTTCTATATATTTAGTATCTGGCTTATTTGGCGCGCTCTGACACTTGCCAGTGGGACTTTCATGAAGGAATTGATTCATTAGCCCGGGCTTGAGGACAAGGCTTTGATGAGATTAAATTCCTTCTCTTCTATCTTTTTTCTTTAAGAAACTCTAATTTTTATATTAGTCACGTATAAATACAAGTACATCTGATTTTAATATAGGGGTTTTTATATTTCTCCCGGCTATAGAATATAGGAAAATAAAGCAAAAAGGGAGTGATATCTATGGCAGTAAGAAATCCAGTAGATTTGCTCGCACTTATACTTGTTATAGTGGGCGGATTAAACTGGGGGCTTGTAGGGCTCTTCGACTTTAACCTTGTAGATTATATCTTCGGGGTGGGAAGTACACTTTCGAGAATTGTGTACATAATTGTTGGGCTTGCAGCACTTTATACGATTTATTTCGCTACAAGAGCTGACACGTATCACGCTCGTGAGGCCCCGGTACATCATTAAGCAAAAAGATTGGGAAAGCTCCTTTCCAGCGTAATACTGTGAAAGAGATCTTAACCAGCTATGTTTTTTTCAAAAGGCTGGATATGAAATTAAGATAAGGGGTTATTTTTGCTCCTTTAAAATACTTTATTTTATAAATTTATCCTCATTTCTTTTGTCTTCATAACAGGAGAGTCCAGAGGGCCACGAATACCCCGACCTTTACAGGCTGTCCGACAATGTAGATGAGATGGATTCTAGTAAATGAGATGATCTCAAAACTCAAAATTACTTTTCTTAATCCTGTATTCTTAATCCTGTATTCTTAACCCTGTAAAAGATGTTAAATGCAATTTTTTTAGCTAAAAAAGTAATTATAGGCCGTTTATCTGTGTTTAAAGCATTTTCGTTGATTTTGGCAAAACCTCAAATTAAATAATTTTTTTACGATAAAAATATAAACCTATTTACGAAATAGATCTTATCGGTACTTCTTGTCAAGTAAATAAAAGTTGGGGGAACAGGAAGAACGACTGCGAAAGTATTTGGAAGATTTCAATAACTTCTCGGAACCGATATGACCTTTTATGGCTTTTCGGAGCTAAGAAAAAGCTCAGGCTTTGAGTTATTTTTACGCATAAAAAGTACACTTTAGAGAGTGTGTATTTAGAAAGTGTACGTCAAACAACCGATTTTAAAGGGAAGAGTGCAGTGTTAGGTTATCTTCACGTAATTTTCTGGTTTCTATTTATAGAAATACTGGGCCTGGTTTCCATGCCTCTTGCTGGAATAGCGGGAAATCGGCTTGCTGACAAAGGTTATTCTGCAGCAAAGACTCTGGGAATAGTGCTCATTACGTACCTGACCTGGCTTTTTTCCTATGTATGGGGTTTTAACAGACATACGATCCTTATTTCAGTATTTCTGCTTTGCCTTATATCGGGAATTATCTATCGAAAACAAAGGAATTTACCGGAAAAGAAGATCCTGTTGTCAAATGAGTTCGTATTCGCTGCAAGCTTCTTTTTGTTTCTGCTTATACGTATTTATCTCTCTGAGATCTACAGGCATGAAAAGTTTATGGATTTTGCTTTTTTGAACGCAGTGATGAGAACCTCTTCATTTCCCCCGGCAGACCCCTGGTTTGCAAGCGGTTCCCTTGATTTTTATTACTATTTCGGATACCTTTCGGTGGGAGTGCCGGGAAAACTACTTTCTGTCGAACCGTCCATGCTTTTCAACCTGGCTATTGCGCTCACCTTTGCTCTGTCCTTCAATCTCCTTTTCGGGTTTGGATATAATCTTACTCATGGAAAAATAAGGTATGGACTTCTTACTGCTTTATCCGTGATCCTGCTGGGAAACTTGCAGGGACTTAAAGAATTCATATCCATGTATCTTACCAGAGAAACTGCACCAATAGAATACTACTGGAACAGTTCGAGAGTTATCCCATATACAATAAATGAATTTCCTTATTTCAGTTTCATACACGGAGACCTTCATTCTCACATGCTTGCAATTCCGTTCCAGCTTCTGGCACTTGCTTTTCTCCTGAACATATATCTCAGGAAAGACAGCAACCGGGTCTTTGAAAGTATACTGGAACTTCTGATTTTTTCAGTATCACTTGGTTTTTTATTTCCTTCCAATTCCTGGGATTTCCCGATATATCTCAGCCTAACATTTGCAGTTGTTTTTGCTTTTTACTACGGGAATTATATCCACAGTAGAAGCTTATATATCCACAATAAAAGCCTATCTAGATCCGTTACCGGTTTTCTGGGAACAGTTGTTTCAGTTTTCACTCTCAGCCTTCTTTCATATTTGCCCTTTTATCTATCATTTAAACCGCAAGCAGCCGGTGGATTTGACTTTGTTCCGCCAGAACTTCGCACAACAATTGGAGAATTCCTGGTCCTTTTCAGTCTCTTCCTTTTTTTGACCTTTTCTTTCCTCATGACCCGCCTGGAATCCAGAAAAAAAATACAATATTTCATCTTGTGGACTGGAATATCGGCATTTCTTGCCAGAGAACTGGCTATTTCCCTGCTTGTAATCCTCCTCCCACTACTTGCCCTTTCGCTCTATTCTTTCCTGAAAGACCTTCCTGAGAGAAGCAATGCAGGATTCAGCTCGCTTCTGATAGCAATGGCGGCATTCATAGCGATTATCTGTGAAGTTCTCTTTCTCGATGACCCCATTTCCGGGAATTTTGCCCGCATGAATACGGTTTTCAAATTTTACATGCATTTATGGGTTTTTCTGGCTATTGCAGCTTCTTATTCCTTCTATCAACTTTATTCCCGCTACAGGTCCTTTCCCGAGAATGGTCTTCCTACGAACAGGGTTTATGGAAAAAAAGTCTGGATGTTCTCACTCGTGCTTCTGGTTCTCTCATGCAGTTTCTTTCCTGTAGTAGCTACCTTTACGAGAATAGAAGATATGAATGCGAAACCTGCCCTTGACGGCATGGAATACATGAAAGAGCTGGATAGCGGAGATTATGCTGCCATAAAATGGATTCAGGAAAACCTCAGAGGAATTCCGGTAATACTTGAAGCTTCCTCAGACAACAGCAGTTATCATTATATCTCGCGTGTATCGGCAAATACCGGACTTCCTACGGTTATTGGATGGACAAGCCATGAGAGGTTCTGGGGAAGAGACAACGAAGAAATCATGACAAGAATTGAAGACGTAAATGCCATTTACAGTACCGGCAGTATAAAAAAAGCTCTTGAGCTCATGAATAAATATAACGTAAACTATGTTTATATCGGTCAACTTGAACGGCAGACGTATGATATAAAGACGGATAAGTTCGAGGACAAAACTTATTTTGAACCGGTTTACCAGGGTTCAGTCCGGATTTATAAAGTAAAAAAGGGGTTTTGAGTTTTCGGTTTTTAGGGGGAACCTTAAACTCAGAGTTATATAAAAATCTATTTATACAAATCGTAGATTCGCTCCCAATAATGGAATGAAAATAGAGGGGTCTTATCCATTACCAGCGTATCGGTGGTTTTACCAGCTTATAACGAGGCAGCGAATATCGAGAAAGCGGTCTTAGTTACAGCAGAGACACTTTTTAAAACAACTGATCAGTTTGAGATTATCATAGCAGAAGATGGCAGCACGGACGGTACAGACCGGATGGCTTCCGGGCTTGCGGAGCAGTATGCTTATGTTGTCCACCTGCATTCGGATAAACGGCAGGGCCGGGGAAAAGCTCTTAACCGGGCTTTTAAGGCCGCTTCAGGAGAAGTCCTCTGCTATATTGATGTGGACCTTGCGACAGATATGAGGCATCTGGAAAAACTTATCAGGGCTGTGAGCACGGAAGGCTATGATTTTGCTACAGGCTCAAGAATGATGCCTGAAAGCGATGCAAAAAGACCTTTTAAGCGGGAGTTTGCAAGCAAGGGATATAATTTTCTTGTGAGGCTTTTTCTGCGTTCAAAACTCTATGACCACCAGTGTGGTTTTAAGGCTTTCAGGAGGGAAGCTCTCTTTGAACTTCTCGATGAGGTCGAGAATGACCACTGGTTCTGGGATACTGAAGTACTTGTCAGAGCCCAGCATAAAGGATATAGGGTAATAGAATTTCCGGTTTGCTGGAGACATGGAGGGTCAAGCAAGGTTAATCTGGCAAAAGATGTCAAAGGAATGGGGTCCGAGATATTCCGGCTCTGGAGGGAACTCTCATTCCCGCTCGAAGTTTCAGGAAAAGGAAAAGTCTTTTTAACAACTGCCCTTGCAATTCTGATCCTTGCATTTGTTGCAACCTTCCTGGGTGCATCCGATATTCTGGAAAATGTAAAGCAAGCGTCCTTCAGGACTCTGGTTCTAGCCTCTCTGGTGTACTGTGTTTCCTGGCCTTTAAGAGGAGTTCGCTTCCAGCAGATCCTTAAGAGACTTGGAAATCAATACGGGCTTGGATTTCTTACAGGCAGCATTTTTATCAGCCAATCTGCAAATGTAATTCTTCCGGCACGGATAGGAGACCTGAGCAGGATGTATATCCTGAAAAAAAGCAAGGACCTTGCCTTTACAACTAGCTTCTCCTCGATAACAGTAGAAAGAGTCTTTGATATAGTTGCAATAACTTCCATTGCAATACTTGCGTCTTCAGGTGCTGCATCCCATTTTGAACTTGCCCCCTGGATGGAATCCCTGATAAAGCTGTCCGGACTTGCAGTAGTGCTTTTTTTCTTAATTCTCTTTATTGTGTCTTTCCGAGAAGGCAACACAAGAAAAAGATTGGAAATGAAAAAATCCCAGAATGGGACCTCTGGAAAGATAAAGAGTTTTGCCTCTACTTTATTACATCAGATGAGCGTCGTTGCCGTACGTCCGAGCTCGTTTCTGGCAGTAACCGTCTCTTCTCTTCTTATATGGGGAATAGATATATTCACCTGTTTCCTTGTCCTTAAATCTTTTCCGACAGTCGCCGAAAGCGTCTCGTCCACATATATGATATCCCTGATTTTTCTGGCTGTAGCCCTGGGAAATATTGCAAAAATCTTTCCGATAACACCTGGAGCCATAGGAACATATGAAGTTGCCCTTACTGCAGTTTTCGGGCTTGGAGGAATCGAACCGGAAATAGGATTTACGGTTGCCGTACTTGATCATATTATAAAAAATTCAATTACTTTGATAGGAGGCGGTCTCGCTCTCTCTGAGCTCGGACTCAGGTGGAGAGAAGTGCTTTGTACTGATAAAGATGTTTTGAAAGGGTAACTACCACCTGGGTAAAGACCAGCTGGCTTCTTGATTCACATATGGCCATATGGCCATCTACACCTCCAAAGAGCTTTAGTTCGGACCTCACTGGCCCTATTGAGCTATTTTTCCATTTGTCCGTTAAGGCTTTACACGAAAACAATCTGGTACAGCATATTTATAAAAAAATAACAAGAGTAAACAGGATAATGTAAATCTGATCTGAATATTTAAACCAGAGAAACTAAGAAAAATCTGACACTTAAACTGGAGAATCTAAGAAATAAATGAAGCATTAAACACAAGAAATTAAAATAATAACCACATGCTTTATTTGAACTAATGGTTAAGTGGAAGAAATGTCTGAGAAAAAAATAATTGAAGTAAAGGATGCATATTGTCTTCCGGAGGACGTGCTTGATGCCGTGCATGCGGCAATGAATGAGGATGTGGGAGAAATCGGTAGCCTGTTTAAGATACTTTCAGATCCCACCCGCCTCAGGATTCTTAAAGCCCTTGAAGTCCAGAGTCTCTGTGTCTGTGTCCTTGTGGAATGTACGGACCAGCAGCATTCAGCTCTTTCCTATCATCTTAAACTGTTAAAAGAAGCGGGCCTGGTG
Coding sequences within:
- a CDS encoding DUF378 domain-containing protein — encoded protein: MAVRNPVDLLALILVIVGGLNWGLVGLFDFNLVDYIFGVGSTLSRIVYIIVGLAALYTIYFATRADTYHAREAPVHH
- a CDS encoding DUF2298 domain-containing protein, with amino-acid sequence MLGYLHVIFWFLFIEILGLVSMPLAGIAGNRLADKGYSAAKTLGIVLITYLTWLFSYVWGFNRHTILISVFLLCLISGIIYRKQRNLPEKKILLSNEFVFAASFFLFLLIRIYLSEIYRHEKFMDFAFLNAVMRTSSFPPADPWFASGSLDFYYYFGYLSVGVPGKLLSVEPSMLFNLAIALTFALSFNLLFGFGYNLTHGKIRYGLLTALSVILLGNLQGLKEFISMYLTRETAPIEYYWNSSRVIPYTINEFPYFSFIHGDLHSHMLAIPFQLLALAFLLNIYLRKDSNRVFESILELLIFSVSLGFLFPSNSWDFPIYLSLTFAVVFAFYYGNYIHSRSLYIHNKSLSRSVTGFLGTVVSVFTLSLLSYLPFYLSFKPQAAGGFDFVPPELRTTIGEFLVLFSLFLFLTFSFLMTRLESRKKIQYFILWTGISAFLARELAISLLVILLPLLALSLYSFLKDLPERSNAGFSSLLIAMAAFIAIICEVLFLDDPISGNFARMNTVFKFYMHLWVFLAIAASYSFYQLYSRYRSFPENGLPTNRVYGKKVWMFSLVLLVLSCSFFPVVATFTRIEDMNAKPALDGMEYMKELDSGDYAAIKWIQENLRGIPVILEASSDNSSYHYISRVSANTGLPTVIGWTSHERFWGRDNEEIMTRIEDVNAIYSTGSIKKALELMNKYNVNYVYIGQLERQTYDIKTDKFEDKTYFEPVYQGSVRIYKVKKGF
- a CDS encoding flippase-like domain-containing protein; protein product: MVLPAYNEAANIEKAVLVTAETLFKTTDQFEIIIAEDGSTDGTDRMASGLAEQYAYVVHLHSDKRQGRGKALNRAFKAASGEVLCYIDVDLATDMRHLEKLIRAVSTEGYDFATGSRMMPESDAKRPFKREFASKGYNFLVRLFLRSKLYDHQCGFKAFRREALFELLDEVENDHWFWDTEVLVRAQHKGYRVIEFPVCWRHGGSSKVNLAKDVKGMGSEIFRLWRELSFPLEVSGKGKVFLTTALAILILAFVATFLGASDILENVKQASFRTLVLASLVYCVSWPLRGVRFQQILKRLGNQYGLGFLTGSIFISQSANVILPARIGDLSRMYILKKSKDLAFTTSFSSITVERVFDIVAITSIAILASSGAASHFELAPWMESLIKLSGLAVVLFFLILFIVSFREGNTRKRLEMKKSQNGTSGKIKSFASTLLHQMSVVAVRPSSFLAVTVSSLLIWGIDIFTCFLVLKSFPTVAESVSSTYMISLIFLAVALGNIAKIFPITPGAIGTYEVALTAVFGLGGIEPEIGFTVAVLDHIIKNSITLIGGGLALSELGLRWREVLCTDKDVLKG
- a CDS encoding ArsR/SmtB family transcription factor: MSEKKIIEVKDAYCLPEDVLDAVHAAMNEDVGEIGSLFKILSDPTRLRILKALEVQSLCVCVLVECTDQQHSALSYHLKLLKEAGLVNSRRERSFQIYELTEFGNLLLKHIENHFEKA